A stretch of Pirellulales bacterium DNA encodes these proteins:
- a CDS encoding FdhF/YdeP family oxidoreductase codes for MRKVNSGGGWPALLYTLRKGREAGGVWKLWKAMRTKNACKTCALGMGGQRGGMVNEAGHFPEVCKKSLQAMVADMQGAIPPEFWGRYGAADLQRLSPRELESSGRLAQPLLYTPDLRRYQPIGWDEALARIVAKLAELAPEQTFWYFSGRSSNEAGFLLQVFARLYGTNNVNNCSYYCHQASGVGLASVTGSGTATITLEDLDQADLVFVIGGNPASNHPRLMTTLKNLRRRGGEVVVVNPVRETGLVRFSVPSDWRSLLWGTKIATQYVQPHIGGDLALLTGVAKRIVEIGAHDENFLAASCNGWPELQATLAAASWDEIVAISGVPREQIDALAAAYARCRSAVFSWTMGITHHAHGVENVQAICNLALLRGMVGKPGAGLMPIRGHSNVQGIGSVGVTPQLKDAVLERLQARYGVTLPTAPGRDTMACIEGAADGSLKFGFCLGGNLYGSNPDAAFAKRALERLDMLVSLSTTLNTGHAHALARETIVLPVLARDEEPQPTTQESMFNFVRLSDGGPRRHAGPRSEVAVVAALAQRVAAARPTPELQAVDWRAMRDTASIRTAIAAIIPGFEQIAAIDRTKQEFQIEGRTFHEPRFPTPDGRANLHVHKLPPLAGAGQGELRLMTIRSEGQFNTVVYEDYDLYRGVDRRDVILIHPDDLARLGLAGAATVAVHGPAGSMPGMCVVPYPDIRPGNAAMYYPEANVLVSRRVDPQSKTPAFKCVVVRVEREPT; via the coding sequence ATGCGAAAAGTCAACTCTGGCGGCGGGTGGCCCGCCCTGCTCTACACGCTTCGAAAAGGGCGCGAGGCGGGCGGCGTGTGGAAGCTGTGGAAGGCGATGCGCACCAAGAACGCCTGCAAGACCTGCGCCCTGGGCATGGGAGGCCAGCGCGGCGGCATGGTCAACGAGGCGGGCCACTTCCCCGAGGTCTGCAAAAAGTCGCTCCAAGCCATGGTCGCCGACATGCAGGGCGCCATCCCCCCCGAGTTCTGGGGACGCTACGGCGCGGCCGACCTGCAGCGACTCTCCCCCCGCGAACTCGAATCCTCCGGCCGCCTCGCCCAGCCCCTCCTCTACACCCCCGACCTGCGCCGCTATCAACCGATCGGCTGGGACGAGGCGCTCGCGCGGATCGTCGCGAAGCTCGCCGAGCTCGCGCCCGAGCAAACCTTCTGGTACTTCAGCGGCCGCAGCAGCAACGAAGCCGGGTTCCTGCTCCAGGTGTTCGCCCGGCTGTACGGCACGAACAACGTCAACAACTGCAGCTACTACTGCCATCAGGCCAGCGGCGTGGGGTTGGCCAGCGTCACCGGCAGCGGCACGGCCACGATCACGCTCGAAGATCTCGACCAAGCCGACCTCGTGTTCGTCATCGGCGGCAACCCGGCCAGCAACCACCCGCGGCTGATGACGACGCTCAAGAACCTCCGTCGCCGCGGCGGCGAGGTCGTGGTCGTCAACCCCGTGCGCGAAACGGGCTTGGTCCGGTTTAGCGTCCCCAGCGACTGGCGCAGCCTGCTGTGGGGAACCAAGATCGCCACGCAGTACGTCCAGCCCCACATCGGCGGCGACCTGGCGCTGCTCACCGGCGTTGCCAAGCGCATCGTCGAGATCGGCGCCCACGACGAGAACTTTCTCGCCGCGTCCTGCAACGGCTGGCCCGAGCTCCAGGCGACTCTCGCCGCCGCGTCGTGGGACGAGATCGTCGCGATCAGCGGCGTCCCCCGCGAGCAAATCGACGCGCTCGCCGCCGCCTATGCCCGCTGCCGCTCGGCCGTGTTCAGTTGGACGATGGGAATCACCCATCACGCCCACGGCGTCGAAAACGTGCAGGCGATCTGCAATCTGGCCCTGCTCCGCGGCATGGTCGGCAAACCGGGCGCCGGGCTCATGCCCATCCGCGGCCATTCGAACGTCCAGGGCATCGGCTCGGTCGGCGTCACGCCGCAGCTCAAGGACGCCGTGCTCGAGCGGCTCCAGGCCCGCTACGGCGTCACGCTGCCGACCGCCCCGGGACGCGACACCATGGCCTGCATCGAGGGCGCCGCCGACGGCTCGCTCAAGTTCGGCTTCTGTCTCGGCGGCAACCTCTACGGCTCGAACCCCGACGCCGCGTTCGCCAAACGAGCCCTCGAGCGGCTCGACATGCTCGTCTCTCTCAGCACGACCCTCAACACGGGGCACGCCCACGCACTGGCCCGCGAAACGATCGTCTTGCCGGTCCTCGCCCGGGACGAGGAGCCGCAGCCGACCACGCAAGAGTCGATGTTCAACTTCGTCCGCCTCAGCGACGGCGGTCCCCGCCGGCACGCGGGGCCGCGCAGCGAAGTGGCCGTCGTCGCCGCGCTTGCCCAGCGCGTCGCCGCCGCCCGCCCGACCCCCGAACTGCAAGCCGTCGACTGGCGCGCCATGCGCGACACGGCCAGCATCCGCACGGCGATCGCGGCGATCATTCCGGGGTTCGAACAAATCGCCGCGATCGACCGCACGAAACAAGAGTTCCAGATCGAAGGCCGCACGTTCCACGAACCGCGGTTCCCCACGCCCGACGGCCGGGCCAACCTGCACGTCCACAAGCTCCCCCCCCTGGCCGGCGCCGGCCAGGGCGAGCTGCGGCTGATGACGATCCGCAGCGAAGGCCAGTTCAACACGGTCGTCTACGAGGACTACGACCTCTACCGCGGCGTCGACCGCCGCGACGTCATCCTGATCCACCCCGACGACCTCGCGCGGCTCGGCCTCGCCGGCGCTGCGACCGTCGCCGTCCACGGCCCGGCCGGCAGCATGCCGGGGATGTGCGTCGTCCCCTACCCCGACATCCGCCCGGGCAACGCGGCCATGTACTACCCCGAGGCCAACGTCCTGGTCAGCCGTCGCGTCGACCCCCAAAGCAAAACCCCGGCGTTCAAATGCGTCGTGGTCCGCGTGGAACGGGAACCGACGTAG
- a CDS encoding alpha/beta hydrolase, producing MQGNVPTSLCAHEARYEDISNEAWKEARGFRRLCYYRVTTPQEAISLLRWEREIRFACEITSDWYDPPDGILPALPTHPEFIDSHAVPIVEFNIDAQRFVFPNSWGADWGRRGWGELPEQDWNRCVISAWDTVGLGLFVPNTIQSGIAVRGWKWGVNAASGVHCIDIYDVDRDEYLAWAFCVVRGSTLDVDEFFVQPDERGKGHARELKERVQQLADAVRKPLRLIVSFADTESHSIDGAAAAARLFGVELVEADERWASLFGTAGVARRPSRNWKPMRPGSILEKLRPRSEPPIQEPRQYTVFYGTNRKPVDEDNQSMGFRNERGYQLHRGSCLVEVPATHKFGSVGRTWLGFLDRSKTNKLRLVGTQALSRDELILFAGHLIRRFDYASEKHNLLYIHGYNCSFADAAKRAAQIGVDLKINGATFFFSWPSAAATDGYFKDEASIETCDEYCQQFVLELLGAYPDMPLHILAHSMGNRLAVHLLEKLAARKDIPGKLGQLIFAAADIDVDRFKQALTAIKHLPRRLTSYVSRGDLALHLSEKIHDFPRLGLAPPILRVEGVDTMLAEDFRISELLGHGYYAEAGRILTDLFCLIRHDSPPDDRPGTRRETDSSSPLPFWSLAMN from the coding sequence ATGCAGGGGAACGTCCCTACGTCTCTGTGCGCTCATGAAGCTCGCTATGAAGACATCTCCAACGAGGCGTGGAAAGAAGCGCGTGGATTCAGAAGGCTTTGCTATTACAGGGTTACAACTCCTCAAGAGGCTATTTCGTTACTCCGTTGGGAGCGAGAGATCCGATTTGCATGCGAAATCACTTCCGATTGGTACGATCCCCCGGATGGCATTCTTCCAGCACTTCCGACCCATCCAGAATTCATAGATTCCCACGCCGTTCCCATTGTGGAATTCAATATCGACGCACAGCGCTTCGTATTTCCCAATTCATGGGGCGCTGACTGGGGGCGCCGGGGATGGGGGGAGCTTCCTGAACAGGACTGGAATCGCTGCGTCATTAGTGCTTGGGATACCGTTGGACTGGGGTTATTCGTTCCCAACACAATTCAAAGTGGCATTGCAGTAAGGGGATGGAAGTGGGGAGTCAACGCGGCGTCCGGCGTTCACTGCATCGACATCTATGACGTTGATCGAGATGAATACTTGGCGTGGGCGTTCTGCGTCGTCCGCGGCAGTACCCTCGATGTAGATGAGTTTTTCGTCCAGCCCGATGAACGTGGCAAAGGTCATGCACGTGAACTCAAAGAACGCGTTCAGCAACTTGCCGATGCCGTAAGAAAGCCTCTTAGACTGATTGTCAGTTTTGCCGACACGGAATCGCATTCAATTGACGGGGCTGCGGCTGCTGCGAGGCTGTTCGGCGTTGAATTGGTCGAAGCAGACGAGCGTTGGGCTTCATTGTTTGGGACTGCTGGGGTTGCGAGGCGCCCTTCGAGGAACTGGAAACCGATGCGACCAGGATCAATCCTGGAGAAATTGCGTCCTCGCAGCGAACCGCCGATACAAGAACCGCGGCAGTACACGGTATTCTACGGCACAAACCGCAAACCCGTTGATGAAGACAACCAGTCCATGGGTTTCCGAAATGAACGCGGCTACCAACTCCATCGAGGGTCGTGCCTCGTTGAAGTACCAGCTACGCACAAGTTCGGGTCTGTTGGAAGAACTTGGCTAGGATTCCTTGATCGCTCAAAGACCAACAAATTGCGTTTGGTCGGCACGCAGGCTTTGTCGAGGGATGAACTTATTCTATTTGCAGGACATCTCATTCGCAGATTTGATTATGCCAGCGAAAAGCACAATTTGCTGTACATTCACGGCTACAACTGCTCATTTGCGGACGCGGCTAAACGAGCCGCTCAGATTGGCGTCGACCTGAAGATTAACGGCGCAACATTCTTTTTCAGCTGGCCGTCGGCCGCAGCGACGGATGGCTATTTCAAGGACGAAGCGTCAATCGAGACATGCGATGAATACTGCCAGCAGTTTGTACTCGAATTGCTCGGTGCGTATCCTGATATGCCATTGCACATTCTGGCGCACAGCATGGGGAATCGCTTGGCGGTCCATCTGCTTGAGAAGCTTGCGGCACGCAAGGACATTCCAGGCAAGCTCGGTCAGTTGATTTTCGCTGCAGCCGACATTGATGTAGATCGATTCAAGCAGGCACTCACAGCGATCAAACACCTGCCCAGGCGACTGACATCCTACGTGTCCCGAGGGGATCTAGCACTTCATCTATCTGAGAAGATCCATGACTTCCCCCGCCTCGGTCTCGCCCCGCCGATTCTTCGGGTAGAAGGAGTCGATACCATGCTTGCAGAAGATTTCCGAATTTCAGAACTGCTAGGGCATGGATACTACGCTGAGGCCGGGCGGATTCTGACTGACCTGTTTTGCCTAATTCGGCACGACAGCCCACCCGACGATCGCCCTGGTACCCGAAGGGAAACAGATAGCAGCTCACCATTGCCATTCTGGTCGTTGGCTATGAATTGA